A genomic stretch from Prosthecobacter sp. includes:
- a CDS encoding response regulator transcription factor: MQNVQHPPERPITVLLAEDNVLMREGLLTLLTLEGDLRVVGQAGNGRQAVTLASKLCPDVVVMDISLPLLNGLEATQQILQALPATKVLVLSSHSADSYIEQVRALGASGYLIKQTNVHLLPKAIREVHRGNAFFCPSVAKSAIRGPKKGQGH; this comes from the coding sequence ATGCAAAATGTCCAGCACCCACCCGAGCGCCCCATCACCGTGCTTCTTGCGGAGGACAATGTCCTCATGCGCGAAGGTCTGCTGACATTGCTCACCTTGGAAGGCGACTTGCGCGTCGTCGGCCAGGCGGGGAATGGACGTCAGGCGGTAACGCTGGCCAGCAAGCTCTGTCCCGATGTGGTGGTCATGGACATCTCCCTGCCGCTGCTCAACGGGCTGGAAGCCACCCAGCAGATTCTGCAGGCCCTGCCCGCCACCAAGGTGCTCGTTCTCTCCTCCCACAGCGCTGACTCTTATATCGAGCAGGTCAGAGCGCTGGGTGCGTCGGGTTATCTGATCAAGCAAACCAACGTCCATTTGCTGCCCAAGGCGATTCGTGAAGTCCACCGTGGGAATGCCTTCTTCTGTCCCAGCGTCGCCAAGAGCGCCATCAGAGGACCAAAAAAAGGCCAGGGGCACTGA